From the genome of Cyanobacteriota bacterium, one region includes:
- the rplA gene encoding 50S ribosomal protein L1 translates to MAKLSKRRKKINELREQFRGQVDPKTAITELKKFISETGSKANQTFELSAKLGVDTKANDQQVRASVSLPAGTGKTVRVAVIAKGEKVQEAKAAGAIEAGTEELVKRMEEGWMDFDVLVAAPDCMPLLGKLGRVLGPRGLMPNPKDGTVTADVAKAVKELQAGKVTFRAEKTGAVVHMPFGKSSFSDEDLIKNLQAAIQEIQKNKPSSSKGTYFKSIHIASTQGPSFELSADAVLAA, encoded by the coding sequence ATGGCTAAATTAAGTAAGAGACGTAAGAAGATAAATGAGCTCAGAGAGCAGTTTAGAGGTCAAGTAGATCCCAAAACAGCGATCACTGAACTTAAGAAGTTTATTTCAGAGACAGGATCAAAAGCAAATCAAACATTTGAACTTTCAGCCAAATTAGGCGTTGATACCAAAGCGAATGATCAGCAAGTGAGAGCATCTGTTTCTCTTCCTGCTGGTACTGGTAAAACAGTTAGAGTAGCTGTTATCGCCAAGGGTGAGAAAGTACAAGAAGCTAAAGCTGCTGGTGCTATTGAAGCTGGCACTGAAGAGCTTGTTAAAAGAATGGAAGAGGGCTGGATGGACTTTGATGTCTTGGTTGCCGCTCCTGATTGTATGCCTTTACTTGGTAAATTAGGTAGAGTACTTGGACCAAGAGGTTTGATGCCTAACCCTAAAGACGGTACTGTTACTGCTGATGTAGCCAAAGCTGTTAAAGAGCTTCAAGCTGGTAAGGTAACTTTCCGTGCTGAGAAGACAGGCGCAGTGGTTCATATGCCATTTGGCAAGTCTAGTTTTTCTGATGAAGATTTAATCAAAAACCTTCAAGCTGCTATCCAAGAAATACAAAAAAATAAACCTAGCTCATCTAAGGGTACTTATTTCAAATCAATCCATATTGCTTCAACGCAAGGACCTAGCTTTGAACTTAGTGCAGATGCAGTTCTAGCAGCCTAG
- the rplK gene encoding 50S ribosomal protein L11, translating into MAKKITGYINLQLEAGKANPAPPVGPALGQHGVNIMEFCKAYNEATKDKMGYIIPVLISVYEDRSFTFILKQPPAAVLIKKKINIKKGSAIPHLNKVGKISDQQLAEVAETKMPDLNANDIHAAKKIIAGTARSMGVIAELVA; encoded by the coding sequence ATGGCAAAGAAAATAACAGGTTATATCAATCTTCAGCTTGAGGCTGGCAAAGCAAATCCGGCACCACCCGTTGGCCCGGCGCTTGGACAACATGGTGTTAATATCATGGAGTTTTGCAAGGCTTACAATGAAGCTACTAAAGACAAGATGGGTTATATAATCCCAGTTTTGATTTCGGTTTATGAAGATAGATCGTTTACTTTTATTCTTAAGCAGCCGCCTGCAGCGGTTTTGATCAAGAAAAAGATCAACATTAAGAAAGGATCAGCTATTCCTCATTTGAACAAAGTTGGCAAAATCAGCGATCAACAACTTGCAGAAGTTGCTGAAACTAAGATGCCTGACTTGAATGCTAATGACATTCATGCAGCGAAGAAAATTATTGCAGGTACTGCAAGAAGTATGGGAGTTATTGCTGAATTAGTAGCATAA